AAAAAATCTTTCCTTCAGTAAGAATTTCCTCGTTAAGCCTTCCACCCCTCTTTTCCTTTCGAATGATAGCCTCATGAATAATTTCTAATACCTCTTGTACTTTTGAATCCTTCACATTGATCATCTTCTGTATTCCTTTCTTCTATCTTCTCCTCTTACAATTGATAAATCTCATTTTCCTCTGCAAAAGTAAATTGTGTCCTGCACTCCCCGTCTCTCATCATTTCCTGCTCAATGGTCTCGTCAAACACTGATTTTTCCTTATCACAGTGAACCACCATTGCCTGCCTTGGATTGAGTAACTTTAAAAATTCTTTCATTTCTGAAAAGTCCTCGTGCAATGAAAAATTCGCATTCAATAGCTTATATGGCCCTACCCACCTTGTATTCCTATCTGATGTCAAATAGATATGAGCTTCTTTCGGTCTTCCCTTGTTCATATCCATCACTCGATTATATTGATTCAAAATCGGCACAGAAAGTTGTTCCATCTTATGAACAACATTCATTAAAGACTCATCAATATATATCGGTATTCCTGTTCGATTCCAATCATTGAGTTTCTTTAAAAATTCAATTCCCTTACTCAATTGTGGAACTTTACATAGAACCGATTGCCCCGTGTCATTGACCACATGAAGGGCATAGCCAATTTGTTGAAACATACGATCTGATTTTTTTACATAATCGGGATGCTTTGCGTGAAGTCCACATAAAATCACAGTGTCAATATCCATTCCCTTCGGAGGAATGCATTTCTGTGTAAGAACGGTATGATGAATAGAATAATCTCCTGTATATAGAATCTTTTTTCTCCCCACCTCAAACAAAACCATCATGGCCCCTGGAATATGCCCCGCTGGATAAAAAGTCACCCTATACTTTCCAAAATCCAAAGTCTTCATAAAACTTACAGGTGTAATTTTCTCCAAAAGCCCCTTTGTTGCTAGGCGTGTACGCTCATCTTTTTCTCTATTTCCAATAAAGAGCCGATCATAGAGCTGATACTGTGTCAGTGTCTTTGTAATTTCTGTCATATATACATTGGCATAATTTGCTTGATTCATCACCTTCAAAAGATCCCCTACATGATCCATATGAGCATGGGATATAAAAATCTGATTGATCTGCCCCATAGATTGCATAAATGGAGAGGTAAGCAAACAATGAAAATTCGGCTCAAATTCCATCCCCTGATCCACTCCAATCCCTGCATCAAGAAGAATATTGCTGTCGCCAATTTTTAAATAATAACAGCTAGCTCCCACTCTCTGCCCCCCTCCAAGAGGCATAAATATAATTTCTGGTCTCATCCTCCCCTCCTTCTCACTCTCTTCTCACTCTCCATATTTCCAAATGATTCATCCATTTGCTCCTTATATGTACAGTACGCTTTGAACTATAATTTGTCAATATTCGATTATTTACCAAAATATCACCAATTTTTTTTATATTTTGCAATGTTTTATTGAACTTTTTATCAATACGACGGATTCCTAATTTTTTGCTTTATTTTATTCCAATCATACGGTATACTGTTAACCCCTCAAAAATGCAACACATAAAATTTGCCCCTATGTTCTCCATTTTTGCAATTATTGTGTATAAATGACTGAAATCATACGCAAAAAAGCACACTTCCCCTGCCCCATAGAAATTCTTTTTTTGAATCTATGCGGCAGTTCTGTTTCTTGTCTTTTTTTTCTGATATTTATATAAATTATGGCCTATCGCCACGAGTAAAACTTCCAGTTTGACTGAATGAATACCTCTTCGGACAATTCTCTTGTACCAACGGTCGTTTTTC
This region of Lachnospiraceae bacterium oral taxon 096 genomic DNA includes:
- a CDS encoding MBL fold metallo-hydrolase, giving the protein MRPEIIFMPLGGGQRVGASCYYLKIGDSNILLDAGIGVDQGMEFEPNFHCLLTSPFMQSMGQINQIFISHAHMDHVGDLLKVMNQANYANVYMTEITKTLTQYQLYDRLFIGNREKDERTRLATKGLLEKITPVSFMKTLDFGKYRVTFYPAGHIPGAMMVLFEVGRKKILYTGDYSIHHTVLTQKCIPPKGMDIDTVILCGLHAKHPDYVKKSDRMFQQIGYALHVVNDTGQSVLCKVPQLSKGIEFLKKLNDWNRTGIPIYIDESLMNVVHKMEQLSVPILNQYNRVMDMNKGRPKEAHIYLTSDRNTRWVGPYKLLNANFSLHEDFSEMKEFLKLLNPRQAMVVHCDKEKSVFDETIEQEMMRDGECRTQFTFAEENEIYQL